The genomic region CTTTTGCCCTCCGAGGTATTGGTTTGTAAATAGTAATTTACAAGTTTTTTTGACAATAAGAGTTGTCAAAAATTCCTGCCATTTGTTGATATACTTTTCTGACATTTCAATTTCAATCTTTTCCTATTTTATTATTTTTCACTATAACTTGACATAGACACTTATATTTTTTTATAAAAAGCTTTAAAAAATTTGTACTTAAATATCAAAATTTTTAAACCTAGGAGGGCATTATGGCGGAAACAAGAGAGGCAGTAATTGGAAGAGAACTGGTCATTATCCCCAGCAAAACAAACATCTGGCTGGCTTTGCTCTTTGGCCTTCTTTTCGCGGTAGGCACTGCGGTTGGTATTTATAGTTTCATTGCTGGCCATGAACATGTTTATGGTATAACTAGAGAGGTCCCCTGGGGGATACTTATTTCTACTTACGTGTTTTTTGTAGTCACCTCCACCGGTCTCTGTTTAACTTCTTCTATAGGCCATGTCTTCGGACTTGAGAGTTTGATGCCTATTGCCAGCCGTAGCGTGTTTTTAGCCATCGCTACTATTATCGCTGGCTTTGCGGTAATTGCTTTTGAGTTGGAAAATCCCTGGCGTATGGCCATTTATAACATTATTTCTCCTAACCCTACGTCTAACATTTGGTGGATGGGAACCCTTTACGGCGCTTACCTATTTTTTATGTTAGTGGAATTTGCTTTACTAAAACTGGGACACCATCGCAAAGCCGGTTTGGCTGGTTTGATGGGAGTTATTGCTGGTGTGGCGGCACACAGTAACCTGGGAGCGGTTTTTGGCCTGGTTAACGCTAAAGAGTTCTGGCATGGTCCTTACATGCCCATTTATTTTATTGCTTCGGCCATGATGAGTGGTGGAGCGGCGATTATATTTTTTACCTGGCTGGCCTACAAAGTTAATGGCTGGCAAATGGAACCCAAAATGGAAAAAGCCCTTCAAGTTACAGGGAAAATTTATGCTTTATTGTTAGCCATTGTAATGTTTTTTACTACCTGGAAAATTCTGGCGGGCCTTGCTGGACATCCTCCGGGAAAATATGAAGCTACTATGGCCTTGATTGCTGGTCCATTTGCCTTTAATTTCTGGTTCTTTGAAGTTGGCCTCGGTCTAGTATTGCCTTTTATCGTCATTCTTGCCGTTAAAGCTAGAAATATTCCAGCTATGGCCATTGTTTCTGGAGTGGCTCTTTTGGCCATCTTTGTGATGCGCTATGATTTAGTCGTCTTGGGGCAACTTATTCCGCATTACCATGGTCTCCAAATTGTAGATATGCCTCACTTCTATTCTTATAGCCCCACTTTCTTAGAGTGGCTGGTAGTTCTCGGTGGATTTGGCCTGTTTGGCATGCTTTTCTTTATGGGAGAACGTATTTTTAAAGGCCACCTAGACGAACACTAAATATCGCTCGGGCACGCCTTTGGCGTGCCCCTTAATCACTCAGCTAAGCTTTCCCAGATTTTTTGTTTTATCGGCTCAAGCCCTTCCCGAGTTTTACATGAACAAAGAAACACTTGAGATTCTTCCAAAGAAAGTTTTTCTAGATAGCGTCTTTTAAGTTTGGGAAGATCTGTCTTTTTGGCTCGGTCTATTTTGTTTAGCACCACGATAAAATTACGACCAAGGCTTTTTACATAGTCAATCAGCATAAAATCCAACTCATCAGGCTCACGCCGAATATCAAAAATTAAAACCAAAAGCTTGGTCAACCGGGGTGAAGAAAGATAAGTCTCTATAAGTTTTTTCCACTGGGCCCGCATTTTGGGAGGCACTTTAGCAAAACCAAAACCAGGTAAATCAACTACCCAGAACCGATGATCCACCCGGTAAAAGTTGATGGCCTTAGTAAACCCTGGCGTAGAAGATACTCTGGCAAGCCTTTTTTGCCCCAGAAAAGCATTTATCAAAGAAGACTTGCCTACATTTGACCGCCCTAAAAAAGCCACTTCTGGCAGTTTGGGGACAGTCAAATCTTCAGGCTTAAAAGCACTCTTTTCAAATTTCACCTGTTTTATCTTGGGCTTCATGTCTTCTCCTACAGATGAAGCTATCTTCAAATAAGGTATAATTGATTATAATCAAGTCAGCCAAAAATTTTTAAAAGGTGATAGATATGGAAACTTGGGTAATTGACGGTGTAACCCTTCACTTAGCGCACCCTGATGAATTGAACTTGATTTGTGTAGGCCAGGAAGATGTTATCAAGCAGGTGCTCGCCGCCTGGATGATTATTGACGAAAAAGACCTGCCTCTTAATCCCCGCTTGGTAGGAAAACCGGGCGTGGGGAAAACCACCATAGCTTACGCCGCGGCTAAAAGGCTTGGCCAAGAAGTTTATATCTTTCAGGCCACGGTTGATACTCGCCCTGAAGACTTGCTTATTACCCCGGTAATCTCTGATGAAGGTCGCATTCGCTATATGGCAAGCCCCATTGTCACCGCTATGATAAAAGGCGGTGTCGCCATTATTGACGAAGCCAACCGCATGAGTGAAAAAAGCTGGGCCTCGCTAGCCCCACTTCTTGACTCGCGCCGTTACGTAGAATCCATTGTGGCGGGTATCAAAATAAAGGCCCATCCAGACTTCCGCATTTGCGTCACCATGAATGAAGATGCCTCTACTTTTGAAGTGCCAGAATATATCCATTCCAGGCTTCAGCCCCAAATCTACGTTGATTTTCCAGAAGCCGAAGAGGAATATGAAATGCTCAGGGCCAATCTCCCCTTTGCCGATGAAGAAATACTTCATTACGTAGTTTCCTTTTTGCAGCTAGCGCACCGGGCCGGAGAAACTTTTTCCGTAAGAGACGGGGTAAACATTGCCCGTTACGCCTTAAAACGCCTGGCCGGGCCGGACAAAGGGGCAGATAAAAAAGAAATCCTAAAAGAAGCTATTTCCCAAACATTGGGGCAAACGGCTTTAATCTTTTGGCCGGATAACAGGAAAGAAGGCCCTCGTTTAAGACCCGTGTAATATGAAAAAACATGAGCTTCCCAGGGCCCAAATAGGGTCAAGCGAAATAATTTTTTTACCGGTTTTGCATGGCAAACTTGAGTTTGCCCAGGTGGTAAGAAATTATCTACTAGATATAAAACCTGAAGCCGTAGCCGTAGAGTATCCAGAAACACTTGCGGAAAAGATTTTGCGCGGCGTAAAGAGACTTCCCCTTCTTTCAGTAGTCTCCTATCAGGAAAAAGACGGCACCACAGTTTATCTCCTGGTAGAACCTGTTGAGCCCTTGATAGAAGCCGTGCGCACGGGCCTTGAGATCGGCTCTAAAGTTCACTTTGTAGATCTTGACCTTGACGGCTACCAAGGCCACAAAGAAGTCTTCCCGGATTCTTACGCTGTTTCCCGCCTGGGCTATGAAAAATTTCTTGAAGAGGCTCTTAAAGTTGACTATCCCAAAGACCCTCTTGATATTCACCGGGAGAAAACCATTGCTTACAGGCTCAAGCAATTGGCTAAGCGTTTTCGGTCTATTGTTTTTGTGGGAGGGCTTGCCCACGTAAACGCCATAAAAGAGTTTTTAAAAGAAGAACTTGCCCAGCCTTTGGCTAGACGCAAACGCGAAGGAGTTTCTCTCTTTCACCTCGACCAGGCTTCAAGTCGAGAAGTGCTTTCAGAAATTGGTTATTTCCAGGGAATTTACGAAAAAGAACGCACC from Thermodesulfatator indicus DSM 15286 harbors:
- the nrfD gene encoding NrfD/PsrC family molybdoenzyme membrane anchor subunit encodes the protein MAETREAVIGRELVIIPSKTNIWLALLFGLLFAVGTAVGIYSFIAGHEHVYGITREVPWGILISTYVFFVVTSTGLCLTSSIGHVFGLESLMPIASRSVFLAIATIIAGFAVIAFELENPWRMAIYNIISPNPTSNIWWMGTLYGAYLFFMLVEFALLKLGHHRKAGLAGLMGVIAGVAAHSNLGAVFGLVNAKEFWHGPYMPIYFIASAMMSGGAAIIFFTWLAYKVNGWQMEPKMEKALQVTGKIYALLLAIVMFFTTWKILAGLAGHPPGKYEATMALIAGPFAFNFWFFEVGLGLVLPFIVILAVKARNIPAMAIVSGVALLAIFVMRYDLVVLGQLIPHYHGLQIVDMPHFYSYSPTFLEWLVVLGGFGLFGMLFFMGERIFKGHLDEH
- the yihA gene encoding ribosome biogenesis GTP-binding protein YihA/YsxC; this encodes MKIASSVGEDMKPKIKQVKFEKSAFKPEDLTVPKLPEVAFLGRSNVGKSSLINAFLGQKRLARVSSTPGFTKAINFYRVDHRFWVVDLPGFGFAKVPPKMRAQWKKLIETYLSSPRLTKLLVLIFDIRREPDELDFMLIDYVKSLGRNFIVVLNKIDRAKKTDLPKLKRRYLEKLSLEESQVFLCSCKTREGLEPIKQKIWESLAE
- a CDS encoding AAA family ATPase; the protein is METWVIDGVTLHLAHPDELNLICVGQEDVIKQVLAAWMIIDEKDLPLNPRLVGKPGVGKTTIAYAAAKRLGQEVYIFQATVDTRPEDLLITPVISDEGRIRYMASPIVTAMIKGGVAIIDEANRMSEKSWASLAPLLDSRRYVESIVAGIKIKAHPDFRICVTMNEDASTFEVPEYIHSRLQPQIYVDFPEAEEEYEMLRANLPFADEEILHYVVSFLQLAHRAGETFSVRDGVNIARYALKRLAGPDKGADKKEILKEAISQTLGQTALIFWPDNRKEGPRLRPV